In Aspergillus fumigatus Af293 chromosome 2, whole genome shotgun sequence, a genomic segment contains:
- a CDS encoding DUF3824 domain-containing protein has protein sequence MSSYIYRERERDREWDEPRSSSVSIKRYVIPSEEDRERDIVYRREDPVTGDRELVIRRSTEREEPVMVQRYEREVDYDTRPYDYRSERDYYDARGPLVVHPRESDYEVVHRSEVEREPAYYYHRRVREYDDDRRLRRELSPGDSISQTSRRRDDQDYSSDDSMVYIRKETREYDDHPHHRRHLAEGALVGIGAAELIRNRRKKEGDDVSSGLSRLGHDVGAGALGAVAVSAASRARDYYRSKSRHRSHSYDDERSSRHNHHHHYSHSHSHSRHSRHSRRSRSRSRSRSRSHSHSRAKTLTEIGLGAAAIAGAMALARKKSTSDRRSRSRHRRSSSAVRPGNDAESEKRSQSRIRKHMAEAGLAGAAVAGLVERARSRSRSRKGSRSHSRLRQALPVVAAGLGTAAVTGLYEKNKEKKKKEEEEEEEEGGKRRERRRSRSRSRAPSEAYSDPAHDPAGLIEYGQHPVTGSIPAAHYYGRPASQQGYYSDASDRVARDAAGFRGRGRSRSRSRGGRYSTSSSDTDRDGHRRRSSRRRKHRSRSRELAEAALAATGVGYAAHKYKQSRDRKKEERERSKYDDDSYPSSYPSDLPYPPSPLPPTQPGEHPYYPNSNYFPPPPGSTPAPPAPAAPYNPADYPPPPGAVPPAQPYGYPPEPGPDRYAPRPRRADENVSAAWNSPPSAAQYPMHDGVEKPPSPLRTPRPRTPRDRARAASQPPQPKSVAFDLNAEERPIDPGYETDDSDTTIDSLTPHHHRDCHRSSDTSFAHRRRHSSSDPYFTPRKPQFQPSSSQAKIDRPGHSKDKGTTDLQEPDSDSTIDLPDRFDSHGRLLPERDNDPLVDGLEKLLRGINRVFV, from the exons ATGTCGTCTTACATTTACAGAGAACGCGAGCGAGATCGCGAGTGGGACGAGCCTCGTTCCTCCAGTGTATCAATCAAGCGTTACGTCATACCTTCAGAGGAGGATCGAGAGCGTGATATTGTCTACCGTCGCGAAGACCCCGTCACCGGTGATCGAGAATTGGTAATCCGCCGCTCTACCGAGCGAGAAGAACCCGTCATGGTGCAACGTTACGAGCGAGAGGTCGACTATGACACGCGCCCGTACGACTACCGCTCCGAAAGAGACTACTATGATG CGCGAGGGCCCCTCGTCGTTCACCCCCGTGAATCCGACTACGAGGTTGTCCACCGCTCCGAGGTAGAACGGGAGCCGGCTTACTACTATCATCGCCGGGTCCGCGAATATGATGATGACCGTCGCCTCCGCCGCGAGCTTAGTCCTGGCGACTCCATCTCTCAGACCAGTCGTCGTCGGGACGACCAAGACTACAGCAGTGATGATAGCATGGTCTATATTCGCAAAGAGACCCGTGAATACGACGATCACCCCCATCATCGACGCCACCTTGCGGAGGGTGCGTTGGTCGGTATCGGCGCTGCAGAACTGATTCGCAATCGTCGAAAGAAGGAAGGTGATGACGTGTCTTCGGGCCTCAGCCGTCTCGGTCACGACGTGGGTGCCGGCGCCTTGGGTGCTGTTGCCGTGAGTGCTGCTTCACGTGCTCGCGACTACTACCGCAGTAAGAGCCGTCACCGCTCCCACTCCTATGATGATGAGCGCAGCTCCCGTCACAATCACCATCATCACTACAGCCACAGCCATAGCCATAGCCGCCACAGCCGCCACAGCCGTCGCAGCCGTAGTCGCAGCCGTAGTCGCAGCCGCTCGCACTCGCACTCTCGTGCCAAGACGCTGACGGAGATCGGCCTTGGTGCCGCTGCCATTGCCGGTGCCATGGCTCTGGCTCGTAAGAAGTCGACGAGCGACAGACGAAGCCGCTCCCGGCACCGCCGGTCCTCCAGTGCCGTCCGACCCGGAAACGACGCCGAGAGTGAGAAACGCAGCCAATCCCGGATTCGGAAACATATGGCCGAAGCTGGCTTGGCGGGTGCCGCAGTGGCCGGTCTGGTCGAGAGAGCTCGCAGCCGGTCGCGCTCTCGAAAGGGCTCTCGTTCTCACAGCCGACTCAGACAGGCGCTTCCTGTCGTTGCGGCCGGGTTGGGAACCGCAGCCGTCACCGGCCTGTACGAAAAGAataaggagaagaagaagaaggaggaggaggaggaggaggaagagggcggAAAGCGGAGGGAGCGACGTCGTTCCAGATCTCGAAGCAGGGCCCCGTCCGAGGCCTACTCAGATCCCGCCCACGATCCGGCTGGTCTGATCGAGTACGGCCAACATCCGGTTACCGGAAGCATCCCTGCAGCCCATTACTATGGCCGGCCTGCCAGTCAACAGGGTTACTACTCGGATGCTTCTGACCGAGTAGCCCGGGACGCAGCAGGATTCCGTGGTCGCggtcgcagtcgcagtcgcagccGAGGCGGCAGGTATAGCACGAGCTCCTCGGATACCGACAGAGACGGCCATCGTCGCCGAAGCAGCCGGCGCCGCAAGCACCGAAGCCGTTCTCGTGAATTGGCCGAAGCCGCTTTGGCTGCCACTGGAGTCGGCTATGCCGCTCATAAGTACAAGCAGAGCAGGGATcgcaagaaggaagagagagaacgGTCAA AGTACGACGATGACTCGTACCCTTCATCGTACCCTTCGGACCTTCCATACCCGCCGTCGCCCCTGCCACCGACACAGCCGGGAGAGCATCCTTACTATCCCAACTCCAACTACTTCCCTCCACCTCCTGGCTCTACACCAGCTCCCCCTGCTCCCGCCGCGCCATACAATCCGGCCGATtaccctcctccaccaggcGCAGTCCCTCCAGCGCAACCTTACGGTTATCCCCCCGAGCCAGGACCGGACCGGTACGCACCCCGGCCCCGGAGGGCGGACGAGAATGTGAGTGCTGCATGGAACTCTCCCCCTTCTGCTGCCCAGTATCCCATGCATGATG GTGTAGAGAAACCTCCGTCACCGCTGAGAACACCGCGTCCGCGGACCCCCCGAGATCGCGCACGCGCAGCCAGCCAACCCCCTCAGCCCAAGTCTGTTGCCTTTGACCTCAATGCGGAGGAGCGTCCAATCGACCCTGGTTATGAAACGGACGATAGCGACACAACTATCGACTCTTTGactcctcatcatcatcgtgaTTGTCATCGCTCCTCCGACACCTCGTTTGCCCACCGGCGCCGCCACTCTTCCTCCGATCCCTACTTTACCCCCCGCAAACCCCAATTTCAACCCAGCTCGTCCCAAGCAAAGATTGATCGTCCCGGTCACTCCAAGGACAAGGGTACTACCGATCTGCAGGAGCCGGATTCCGACTCCACCATCGACCTACCTGATCGGTTCGACTCGCATGGCCGACTGCTTCCAGAGCGGGACAATGATCCGCTGGTAGATGGGCTGGAGAAATTACTCCGTGGGATCAATCGCGTGTTTGTCTAG
- a CDS encoding magnesium transporter CorA family protein, producing MASGKSSRSNSSQTETAAATGAYPSAGGYETPAPHTHHDAASEGRSVTNKPKRRKNRHRKRRNRRQSFLAPEESHNGAAASGADADAMIAGDQPYSRPALPFYNLGRDLSSTSLESEALLDHRNQPTMRPRRESRLAQSFRPGSMTIPSRSIDLASRGTPSGTRVFQAGDDSDGSDGADDHTPLIRPASGHHNNKSWYGTDAKASPFASRQRRTSVQSASSRCSPRGLATPDPDRDYDINNPPSIPSSPKLGGEMNYDDAVVTGADFDFALAKSIDNRNQAGSRPNDMVIDVDGRSTQQKPSTQSSPVSPHLSPHEALRRRRTVALPVEEDVCFPIEEASELAEEDARRTSREDGRRRRRTKEWPDLSVLEEWSREEKEERNGVLRAKKISEPVLIEGRLRPQYRVWRREEDEAPYRFTYFNEEFQSTIHAQSISELVQPGGSFRELFIPDPPELEDSSDEEDFEDENNHSDPVTDSNHDGQDNARAEDHRPAQAGGHNVNAANGPKAQHNTSIISEGMSEARASVEASPARKVSTPKPKKFGPRPTFWLDVLSPTDAEMRVIAKAFGIHALTAEDIMMQEAREKVELFRSYYFVNYRTFEQDPNSENYLQPVNMYIVVFREGILSFHFSQTPHPANVRRRIRQLMDYLILSSDWISYALIDDITDVFGPLIQSIEDEVDEIDERIMKMHSPGRIDTSVNPANRREDGDDVPEPPAPGEMLRRVGECRKKVMGMYRLLSNKADVVKGFAKRCNEHWEVAPKSEIGLYLGDIQDHILTMTSSLTYYETLLSRAHSNYLAQINILMNERQEQTADVLGRLTVLGTIVLPMNIICGMWGMNVKVPGQDIDNLWWFWSITGGLILFAFASFLIAKRVYKIV from the exons ATGGCTTCTGGCAAGTCGTCACGAAGCAATAGTTCTCAGACCGAGACGGCTGCGGCAACAGGAGCTTATCCTAGCGCTGGGGGCTACGAGACGCCAGCCCCACACACCCATCACGACGCCGCATCGGAGGGCCGATCTGTGACGAACAAGCcgaagcggaggaagaaCCGTCATCGGAAGCGTCGCAATCGTCGGCAGTCCTTCCTTGCCCCTGAAGAATCCCATAATGGGGCTGCGGCCTCGGGTGCTGACGCGGATGCCATGATTGCGGGGGATCAGCCCTATTCTCGGCCGGCACTTCCATTCTATAATCTGGGAAGGGATCTGAGCAGTACAAGCTTGGAGAGTGAGGCTCTGTTGGACCATAG AAATCAACCCACCATGCGACCTCGGAGAGAAAGCCGACTGGCACAGTCCTTTCGACCTGGGTCTATGACGATTCCGTCTCGTTCTATCGATTTAGCTTCTCGTGGTACACCCTCCGGTACCAGGGTCTTTCAGGCCGGAGACGATAGCGATGGATCAGACGGAGCAGATGATCATACGCCGTTGATACGACCAGCTTCAGGCCACCATAACAACAAATCCTGGTATGGAACAGATGCCAAGGCAAGCCCCTTTGCATCGCGCCAGCGACGTACCTCTGTGCAGTCAGCTTCCTCCCGGTGCTCTCCTCGCGGTCTCGCGACGCCTGACCCTGATCGAGATTATGACATCAATAACCCTCCTTCCATCCCGAGCTCACCGAAGCTGGGGGGTGAGATGAACTACGACGACGCGGTGGTAACAGGTGCAGACTTTGACTTTGCTCTCGCCAAATCGATTGATAATCGCAATCAGGCGGGCTCCCGGCCCAATGACATGGTAATTGACGTGGACGGTCGTTCCACTCAGCAGAAGCCTTCTACACAGTCCTCCCCCGTTTCACCACACCTTTCGCCTCACGAGGCTCTTCGTCGGCGCCGCACTGTCGCATTACCGGTAGAGGAGGATGTCTGCTTTCCCATCGAAGAGGCGTCAGAGCTCGCCGAGGAAGATGCACGGAGAACATCCCGCGAGGAcgggcggcggcggcggcggacCAAGGAATGGCCGGACTTGTCTGTTCTGGAAGAATGGAGTcgggaggagaaagaggaacgAAATGGTGTGCTTCGCGCCAAGAAAATCAGCGAACCCGTGCTGATTGAAGGACGACTGAGACCTCAGTACCGAGTGTGGCGGCgtgaggaggacgaggcgCCGTATCGTTTCACATATTTCAACGAGGAGTTTCAGAGTACCATTCATGCCCAGAGCATATCCGAGCTGGTACAGCCTGGTGGTAGTTTCCGGGAGTTATTCATCCCCGATCCCCCGGAACTGGAGGACTCATCggatgaggaggactttgaggatGAAAATAATCACAGTGATCCTGTCACCGATTCCAACCACGACGGCCAGGACAACGCCAGGGCGGAAGACCACAGGCCAGCACAGGCCGGTGGACACAATGTGAACGCTGCGAATGGCCCAAAGGCGCAACATAATACGTCCATAATCAGCGAAGGCATGTCCGAAGCCCGCGCATCAGTCGAAGCCTCACCGGCGCGCAAGGTCTCAACACCGAAGCCTAAGAAATTTGGGCCTCGCCCCACTTTCTGGCTGGATGTTCTTTCTCCGACAGATGCGGAAATGCGCGTCATTGCCAAGGCATTTGGGATCCACGCCCTGACGGCCGAGGATATCATGATGCAGGAGGCGCGTGAGAAGGTCGAGCTATTCCGAAGCTACTACTTTGTCAACTATCGGACGTTTGAGCAGGATCCCAACAGCGAGAATTACTTGCAGCCTGTGAACATGTACATCGTTGTTTTCCGAGAGGGAATCTTGAGCTTCCATTTCTCGCAGACGCCGCACCCAGCGAACGTTCGTCGGCGCATCCGCCAGTTGATGGATTACTTGATCCTCAGCTCTGACTGGATCTCGTATGCGCTGATTGATGACATCACGGATGTTTTTGGTCCGCTGATCCAGTCGATTGAGGACGAAGTGGACGAGATCGATGAGAGAATCATGAAGATGCACTCTCCTGGGCGTATAGATACCAGCGTTAACCCTGCCAACCGCCGagaggatggcgacgatgtGCCAGAACCACCGGCTCCCGGTGAGATGCTGCGACGTGTGGGAGAATGCCGTAAGAAGGTCATGGGGATGTACCGATTGCTGAGCAACAAGGCAGACGTTGTGAAGGGATTCGCAAAGCGGTGCAATGAGCATTGGGAAGTGGCGCCGAAATCCGAGATTGGGCTGTATTTGGGAGATATTCAAGATCACATCCTGACTATGACCAGTAGCTTGACCTACTACGAGAC GCTACTGTCACGAGCGCATTCGAACTATCTAGCCCAAATCAACATCCTGATGAATGAACGACAAGAGCAGACAGCAGATGTTCTCGGGAGGCTTACTGTTCTCGGAACGATCGTGCTTCCCATGAACATCATCTGCGGTATGTGGGGGATGAACGTCAAGGTCCCCGGTCAAGACATAGATAATTTGTGGTGGTTTTGGTCAA TTACCGGAGGCTTGATATTATTCGCTTTTGCTTCCTTCCTGATTGCAAAGCGAGTCTACAAGATCGTCTAG
- a CDS encoding hexokinase family protein yields MPRPNPRIPANPRTCSDLKEFLRPLHTEVDTLYKLSYRLSLSYQKLASTSLDEFFPTAITCLPTGHETGRYLAVYVGLSYLRIAFIDLLGDQQVEGHSRVRRTLEKAWPIEEHLRRDHAPDLFTWIGDCIAEVVADGLANPSEKMPCELITGISLCFPVKQKSLDEAVLMPTGKGFALNSDLNLRQALLSGYERHTRRLDEHQGPMPAKKRKLYCLPSLRIAVMTNDTVATLASLAYFIPSLPNTRVVMGLIVGAGCNATVPFRITDLHELKTRHIRAREPDALETLVSTEWTLSSAAAPLHELGITTSWDTELDMHSQRPGFQPFEYMVGGRYIGELVRIICYDWFNRSLGMARSALPLKLVKEYSLTTDFLSLFVASNYSNERLASDLSKRLPPPPTSSWRWTPNLAGDVRAIASAVQDRAASLVAAAVVGLLACTREIQLRSPDSLSAKIDQHAHIAPKGTEPYDLHSRFSSKSGWRNGPEELAVAVSGGVIQHYPHYKETVQRYIDRLILCAGPQEGGRSVFLREVSDGGIIGIGVLAGTASGEIGEIIGSSLQKENTSHGDPKTADNEASPRNQS; encoded by the exons ATGCCAAGGCCTAACCCTCGTATCCCAGCAAACCCAAGAACATGTTCGGATCTGAAGGAATTCCTTCGGCCACTTCATACAGAAGTCGATACGCtatataagctatcttaTCGCCTCTCTTTGTCATATCAGAAGTTAGCTTCAACCTCATTAGACGAGTTTTTCCCCACAGCAATCACATGTCTCCCCACAGGGCACGAAACGGGCCGCTATCTAGCGGTCTATGTTGGTCTATCGTATCTAAGAATCGCCTTTATCGACCTGTTGGGAGATCAGCAGGTCGAGGGCCACTCACGCGTAAGGCGAACACTGGAGAAGGCATGGCCTATTGAAGAGCACTTGCGACGAGATCACGCCCCGGATCTGTTCACTTGGATTGGTGACTGTATCGCTGAAGTGGTGGCGGATGGCCTCGCCAATCCGAGTGAGAAGATGCCCTGTGAGTTGATTACAGGCATTTCTCTCTGTTTTCCTGTCAA GCAGAAATCTCTAGATGAAGCCGTCTTAATGCCGACGGGAAAAGGGTTTGCCTTGAATTCAGACCTGAATCTTCGCCAGGCGTTGCTAAGTGGATATGAACGTCACACCCGTCGCCTTGATGAGCACCAGGGACCAATGCCAGCTAAGAAACGGAAGCTGTACTGTCTGCCTTCGTTAAGAATCGCAGTCATGACCAACGATACCGTGGCGACTCTCGCCTCTCTGGCATACTTTATACCTTCTTTGCCCAACACGCGCGTGGTCATGGGGCTGATCGTAGGCGCCGGCTGTAATGCTACTGTTCCTTTTAGAATTACTGATCTGCATGAGTTAAAGACTCGTCATATCCGTGCTAGGGAGCCTGATGCGCTAGAAACGCTAGTTTCTACTGAATGGACACTTTCTAGTGCGGCTGCTCCGTTGCATGAGCTTGGTATCACAACTTCGTGGGATACGGAGCTGGATATGCATTCCCAGCGACCAGGGTTTCAACCATTCGAGTATATGGTCGGTGGGCGATATATCGGTGAATTGGTCCGAATCATCTGCTACGACTGGTTCAATCGATCCCTAGGCATGGCGCGGTCTGCGCTGCCCCTAAAACTAGTCAAGGAATATTCTCTCACAACAGattttctctccctctttgtGGCGTCCAATTACTCCAATGAACGCCTAGCAAGCGATCTATCAAAGCGTTTACCACCTCCCCCCACGAGCAGTTGGCGTTGGACGCCTAACTTAGCAGGTGATGTTCGTGCCATTGCATCGGCAGTGCAGGACCGAGCTGCTTCTttggtggctgctgcggTTGTTGGCCTTCTCGCCTGCACTCGGGAGATACAGCTGCGGAGTCCGGATTCTCTAAGCGCCAAGATCGATCAGCATGCGCATATTGCACCAAAGGGTACTGAACCATATGATTTACACAGTAGGTTTTCGTCCAAATCAGGCTGGAGAAACGGACCAGAAGAACTGGCCGTAGCTGTCTCGGGGGGCGTCATCCAACACTATCCCCATTATAAGGAGACTGTTCAGAGATATATCGATCGGCTCATTTTATGTGCAGGACCACAGGAAGGAGGTAGAAGCGTTTTCCTTCGCGAGGTCAGCGATGGGGGAATAATTGGAATCGGGGTTCTAGCAGGAACAGCCTCAGGAGAGATTGGGGAAATCATTGGTTCCTCGTTACAGAAAGAGAATACTTCTCATGGCGACCCGAAAACTGCGGATAATGAAGCCTCGCCCAGAAATCAATCCTGA
- a CDS encoding putative phospholipid metabolism enzyme regulator: protein MAAESERSPYPNGSSDGPGVAQDDDEATSFTSRRSASESDMVELPRSAFKSRTQASTLAQLPKVSSAVPSISAPPSTTNSARSSRESSPIRSSRRARNPTSAPRTSRSRQNSQDRSPQRSIPVPTASAVQRALSQPRSKPLVLSASPNVESSSNVPSPDKSNNMPLWGSTPPNTSSKRSLPPSDDLATRGDRSAPRNVSSRISAPGSALETVEEMTSDPSTPSADTILNQPLSEEPKLQKIDEDTTPKASRHNTNVESGSDSGGNKSSERMEDTRRWVSTGTRRSDSLLAKRSTTSLSGARGKPAEGSVRNMIVETETVTSIPQVSLGVVPGERGISGRVDSGTLRMKPSTETIRPRKEKRKTRKPAALASGAASSKADIFEAKVASAVDEADVSDSDETFVYESNPPDPYPVRQNRYHSRTPSATSMASQVDQLAGRARHSMRDSTHSITGKRSMKFTNNTYNSSVDGDAGDESGRPLSRVDGNGTHTPRHHHIGRYGRNSNVYPSLFDNDSPFPQSQGHAKSPRHFIGSGLRQSRHANSRTLPNYRTINGSKKASDMYPYDFDAEGADDERTPLVGSTRVSRSRHGGRRPGSASLRQMEYMQQRQRSYFSRYSICLIIGFLLLLAIGGATSFIIGITKPLVDVQVLAIQNVLASEQEIMLDLRVQAVNPNLFSVAVDDMDVNIFAKSRFVGTDKLWRDHSSDPDGFPRVEQSRKRAELTRLARCGRDTECTPDVLAGESLKITGGVDKGTDPIPTDPAGDPQTMLLGRVFHFDSPLAFEPSPWNHISTTSKGQIRLARPGNKTEEGGTERWERVLQHPFELIVRGVIKYQLPLSSRYYSSPVSSSVKVVPNDDNNDTPDPGSGKNDTAPISASRLYRRGLKSPDRRPSEGIRKTLELVARAFAA from the coding sequence ATGGCAGCGGAGTCCGAGAGGTCGCCCTATCCCAATGGTTCCTCCGATGGACCGGGCGTGGCccaagacgatgatgaggctACTTCGTTTACATCCCGGCGGTCTGCGAGTGAAAGCGACATGGTAGAACTGCCACGTTCCGCATTTAAATCTCGAACACAGGCATCCACTCTGGCCCAGCTACCAAAAGTATCCTCCGCAGTTCCCAGCATTTCGGCCCCTCCCTCTACTACGAATTCCGCCCGATCCTCGCGCGAATCCTCCCCCATCCGTTCGTCCCGACGTGCACGCAACCCGACGTCGGCGCCTCGCACTTCCAGATCGCGCCAGAACAGTCAAGATCGCAGTCCGCAACGGTCCATACCAGTTCCTACCGCGAGTGCTGTGCAAAGAGCGCTCTCCCAGCCCAGAAGCAAGCCTCTTGTGCTGAGCGCTTCCCCGAATGTTGAATCATCCTCCAATGTTCCCAGCCCAGACAAATCTAACAACATGCCATTATGGGGCTCTACCCCTCCGAATACCTCGAGCAAGCGGTCCTTGCCGCCGTCCGACGACCTTGCCACCAGAGGAGATCGGAGTGCACCTCGCAACGTGAGCAGCCGCATCAGTGCGCCGGGTTCTGCCCTTGAAACCGTGGAGGAGATGACCAGCGATCCCTCGACCCCGTCGGCCGATACCATCCTGAACCAGCCTCTGTCGGAGGAGCCGAAGCTGCAAAAGATCGATGAAGACACAACACCAAAGGCGTCCAGGCATAATACCAATGTCGAGAGTGGAAGTGACAGTGGCGGAAACAAAAGCTCAGAGCGCATGGAAGACACTCGTCGTTGGGTGTCCACGGGTACCAGAAGGTCCGATTCCCTCTTGGCGAAGCGCTCCACTACCTCATTGAGTGGCGCTCGCGGGAAACCGGCGGAGGGGTCCGTCCGCAACATGATTGTCGAGACGGAGACGGTGACCTCAATTCCCCAGGTCTCTCTGGGTGTGGTACCGGGCGAACGAGGCATTTCGGGCCGGGTAGACAGCGGCACTCTACGCATGAAGCCGAGTACGGAGACCATTCGTCCGAGAAAGGAAAAACGGAAAACTCGCAAACCTGCTGCCCTTGCCAGCGGCGCCGCGTCTTCCAAAGCTGACATCTTCGAAGCGAAAGTGGCCAGCGCAGTCGATGAGGCCGACGTCTCGGACTCTGATGAAACGTTTGTCTATGAGTCCAATCCTCCAGACCCATATCCGGTCCGGCAGAACCGGTATCATTCCCGCACCCCCAGTGCAACGTCTATGGCAAGCCAAGTCGACCAGCTGGCAGGTCGGGCGCGACATAGCATGAGAGACTCCACACACAGCATTACCGGCAAACGCAGCATGAAATTCACAAATAATACATATAACAGCAGTGTGGATGGCGATGCTGGGGACGAAAGCGGCCGTCCTCTTTCAAGGGTAGATGGCAACGGCACGCACACTCCTCGACACCACCATATCGGGCGATATGGTCGCAACAGCAACGTATATCCGTCGCTGTTTGACAATGACTCGCCGTTCCCACAGTCTCAGGGACATGCCAAGTCGCCCCGGCATTTCATTGGCAGTGGACTGCGACAGTCAAGGCATGCGAACTCGCGTACACTGCCGAATTATCGCACGATCAACGGGTCAAAGAAGGCGAGCGATATGTATCCTTACGATTTTGATGCAGAAGGTGCGGATGATGAGCGTACGCCTCTGGTCGGGTCCACGCGTGTGTCACGAAGCCGGCATGGCGGTCGACGCCCCGGCAGTGCCAGTTTGCGTCAAATGGAGTATATGCAGCAACGGCAACGCAGCTATTTTTCACGCTACAGTATCTGTCTCATCATTGGCTTCCTGCTACTTTTGGCCATTGGAGGCGCTACCTCATTTATTATCGGGATTACAAAGCCGCTGGTGGACGTGCAAGTGCTTGCCATCCAGAACGTGCTCGCTTCGGAGCAGGAGATCATGTTAGACCTCAGAGTGCAGGCCGTGAATCCCAATCTTTTCTCCGTGGCTGTCGATGATATGGATGTGAACATCTTCGCCAAAAGCCGATTTGTGGGAACAGACAAGCTCTGGCGCGATCACAGCTCGGATCCGGACGGGTTTCCCCGCGTTGAACAAAGCAGGAAACGCGCAGAACTGACTCGACTTGCACGCTGTGGCAGGGATACCGAATGCACGCCTGATGTGCTTGCCGGAGAGTCCCTCAAGATCACTGGAGGCGTCGACAAGGGCACTGATCCTATACCGACTGACCCTGCTGGTGATCCTCAGACCATGCTGCTCGGCCGTGTTTTTCACTTTGATTCGCCCCTCGCGTTCGAGCCGTCTCCCTGGAACCACATATCCACCACATCCAAAGGTCAGATCCGCCTCGCTCGACCTGGCAACAAAACCGAAGAAGGCGGCACGGAGCGGTGGGAGCGGGTACTTCAGCATCCCTTTGAGTTGATTGTTCGCGGAGTCATCAAGTATCAGCTACCCTTGAGCTCTAGGTATTACTCCTCGCCTGTGAGCTCTAGCGTAAAGGTGGTACCCAATGATGACAATAATGATACGCCCGACCCTGGTTCGGGAAAGAATGACACGGCCCCAATATCCGCTTCAAGGTTATACCGTCGCGGATTGAAATCCCCAGACAGGCGACCCTCGGAAGGTATCAGAAAGACACTCGAACTAGTGGCGCGAGCCTTCGCAGCCTGA